A genomic window from Helicobacter suis HS1 includes:
- the napH gene encoding quinol dehydrogenase ferredoxin subunit NapH: MRYLIARRIVQIGILLLFMSTSAGFILKGNLSASMLFNTIPLSDPFATLQVFLASLHVDMLVLLGALVIGAIYGLFLGRSFCSWVCPINLIVDFAAWVRRKFAFKGVSLTLPKNLRYILLILSLVLSFILSLPAFESVSYIGIVQRGIIYGTASWLIVGFFLFCVDTFLGDRLICSRLCPLGAFYSVIGRYALLKVEHNAMRCTKCDLCLEICPEVQVLWMVGVESVAVNSGECIRCGRCIEVCEDDALHFSILDLKGSFGQRA, from the coding sequence ATGCGCTACCTCATCGCCAGACGCATCGTACAAATTGGTATTTTATTACTCTTTATGAGCACTTCTGCCGGTTTTATTTTAAAGGGTAATTTGAGCGCCTCCATGCTTTTTAACACTATTCCGCTTAGCGATCCTTTTGCTACTTTGCAAGTTTTTTTAGCTAGTTTGCATGTGGATATGTTAGTACTCTTAGGGGCGTTAGTAATAGGGGCGATTTATGGTCTTTTTTTAGGGCGGAGCTTTTGTTCTTGGGTGTGCCCTATTAATTTAATTGTAGATTTTGCCGCATGGGTTAGGCGTAAATTTGCCTTTAAAGGCGTTAGTTTGACTCTGCCTAAAAACCTGCGCTACATTCTTTTAATTTTAAGCCTCGTGCTTTCCTTTATTCTTTCTTTACCCGCATTTGAAAGCGTGTCTTATATTGGTATTGTGCAAAGAGGCATTATTTATGGTACGGCCTCTTGGCTAATAGTTGGCTTTTTTCTCTTTTGTGTAGATACTTTTTTAGGCGATCGACTCATTTGCTCGCGTCTGTGCCCCTTAGGTGCGTTTTATTCTGTTATAGGCCGTTATGCGCTTTTAAAAGTAGAACACAATGCCATGCGCTGTACTAAGTGCGATTTATGCTTAGAAATATGCCCTGAGGTACAAGTGCTTTGGATGGTGGGAGTAGAAAGTGTAGCGGTGAATTCAGGGGAGTGTATTCGTTGCGGGCGTTGTATTGAAGTGTGCGAAGATGATGCGCTACATTTTAGTATTTTGGATTTGAAAGGGAGTTTTGGCCAACGCGCCTAA
- the napG gene encoding ferredoxin-type protein NapG — MQRRAFLQTAFKGACLCVGGGAFLSAMLKAKYSQDAYALRPPGAEDEARFLSLCVRCALCVKACPYDTLKLATLLDYPKMGTPFFEARKTPCYLCPDIPCIKACPTDALDKKHLKKDQGISSLKMGIAVIDPVACVAFWGVRCDVCYRVCPLIDKAIKLESRHNKHTGEHTYTLPVVEPSACVGCGLCERACITKEPSIKILPTAFVSGEAGKHYIKSWGTQAQDQKQLKNAKPNTLNPKTDNPLDYLNKGL, encoded by the coding sequence ATGCAAAGACGGGCTTTCTTGCAAACAGCATTCAAGGGGGCCTGTTTATGTGTGGGAGGGGGAGCGTTTTTAAGTGCGATGCTTAAGGCTAAATATAGCCAAGATGCCTACGCGCTTAGACCTCCGGGGGCTGAAGATGAGGCGCGTTTTTTAAGCCTGTGTGTACGCTGTGCGCTATGTGTAAAAGCCTGCCCCTATGATACGCTAAAACTTGCCACCTTGCTAGATTATCCCAAAATGGGAACTCCTTTTTTTGAAGCCCGCAAAACTCCTTGTTATCTCTGCCCAGATATTCCTTGTATTAAAGCCTGCCCTACCGATGCGCTAGATAAAAAACACCTGAAAAAAGATCAAGGGATTTCTTCGCTAAAAATGGGGATTGCCGTGATTGATCCGGTGGCTTGTGTGGCGTTTTGGGGGGTAAGATGTGATGTGTGTTATCGTGTGTGCCCTTTAATAGATAAAGCCATTAAATTAGAAAGTAGACACAATAAGCACACGGGCGAGCACACCTATACTTTGCCGGTTGTAGAGCCTAGTGCGTGTGTGGGCTGTGGGCTTTGTGAACGCGCCTGTATCACTAAAGAACCCTCTATTAAAATTCTACCTACCGCCTTTGTAAGCGGAGAGGCGGGTAAACACTATATCAAAAGCTGGGGCACTCAAGCTCAAGATCAAAAACAACTTAAAAATGCCAAACCCAATACGCTTAATCCTAAAACAGATAACCCACTAGACTACCTTAACAAGGGGCTTTAA